TCGAGGAGCGGCGCGCCCCCGCCTTCCGGCTCGTCGACCACGCCACGGCGCCCGGCTGCGCCGCAGCGTACTTCCCCGAGACGAACGTCCTGGTCCCGCTGGACTCCACCGCCGAGGAGTCCGGCACGCCCACCTCGAAGTCCATCGTGGTGCGCCTCGAACCCGCCGCGGACCCCCGCGCGGTCCCGGTGAAGTAGGTGGCGCCCGGCATCGTGCGGCGTCCCGTCACCGTCGTCGGGGACGCCCCGCCCCGCGCCGCCGACTCGGTCGCCGTCGAGGAGCCGCTGGAACTGCGCTCCGGCGGCCGCGTCCTGACCCTGACGATGCGCACGCCGGGCCACGATCTGGAGCTCGCGCACGGCTGGCTGCACGCCGAGGGCTACATCGCCGAGCGCTCCGACGTCCTGACCGCGCGGTTCGCGCGCAGCGAGCCCGAGGACGCCACCCTCGCCACGCCCGGCTACAACGTGCTGGAGGTGACGCTGGCCGGCACGCTCCCGCCCCCGCGCAGCGTCACGGTCACCAGCAGCGCCTGCGGGGCGTGCGGCTCCGCGTCGCTGGACGCCCTGGTCCGGCAGGGTCGCTTCGACGTCGCCGCGGACGCCACCCAGCTCGACGCCCGCGTCCTGGTGGGGCTCCCGGCCGCGCTGCGCGAGCACCAGCACGGCTTCGCCGGATCGGGCGGCCTGCACGCCGCCGGGCTGTTCACCGCGACGGGTCGGCCGCTGGTCGTCCGCGAGGACGTCGGCCGCCACAACGCCGTCGACAAGGTGATCGGCTGGGCGCTGCTGCAGGAGTCGCTGCCGCTGCACGGCGTCGTCCTGCAGGTGAGCGGGCGGGCGTCCTTCGAGCTCGTGCAGAAGGCCGTGCGGGCGGGCCTGCCGGTGCTGTCGGCGGTCTCGGCGCCCAGCTCGCTCGCGGTCGACCTGGCCGAGCGCGCCGGGATGACGCTGGCGGGCTTCGTCCGCGAGGGGCGCGCGACGCTCTACACCCGCCCCGACCGCGTCCGCGCCTGAGCCTCCCGCAGGCGAACACCGTTGCCCGATGGCCGCTGCACTAGCCTGCTGGGGTGTCCGACTTCATCTTCCGCACCGTGCCCACCAGCGTCCCCGTGACGCCCGAGATGCGCGCCTGGCAGGACGCCGTCCGCCTCGGCTTCGGCATGTCCGACGGCCCCGACGAGGCCTACGACCACTGGGCCGTCGACGTGGTGGCCGACGGCTACCGCCTGGACGCGGCCTACGCGACGCCGCCCGCCCTCGCGCCGGTGGCCGAGCTCGAGCAGCCCGTCGCCACGTTCGCGTCCGGGGCCAAGACCGTCAACGTCGGCGGCGGACGCCTCGAGCCCGCGCTGTTCATCAGCGAGGTCACCGTCCGCACCACCCATCGCCGGCGCGGGCTGCTGAAGCGCCTCATGCTGGACGCCCTCACCCGGGCGAAGGCCGACGGGCTGGCGCTGGCGACCCTGACGGCGTCCGAGGGCGCCATCTACGGACGCTTCGGCTTCGGCATCTCCACCGAGCACCGCTCGGTGCGCCTGGACACCGGCCCCCGCCTCGCCTGGTCGCGCGAGGTCGAGCCCCGCGTCGTCCTGACGCCGGCCGCCGACTCCCAGGCCGTGCGGGAGGAGGTGTTCGCGCGGTTCCACGCCCGGACGCGCGGGTCGCACGAGCGGCCGCACTTCTACGCCAAGTCCAAGACCGGCGTGTGGGAGTACGACACCGACAGCGCGCATCGCGAGTTGCGGGTGGCGGTGCACTGGGACGCCGACGGCGCGCCCGACGGCGTGCTCACCTACGCGGTGAACGAGTCCGAGCAGAGCGTCCGGGTGTGGGACTTCGTGACGGCCGGCGCCGAGGCCGAGCTCGCCCTGTGGCAGTACCTGGGCTCGATCGACCTGGTCACGGGCGTGGTCTTCCGGCACCTCGGGCCCGACTCTCCGCTGCGGTGGGCGCTGGCCGACCCCCGCGTCCTGACCACGACCGGGGTCGAGGACTACACGTGGACGCGCCTGCTGGACGTGCCGGGGGCGCTGCAGGCCCGC
Above is a window of Propioniciclava coleopterorum DNA encoding:
- a CDS encoding GNAT family N-acetyltransferase, whose amino-acid sequence is MSDFIFRTVPTSVPVTPEMRAWQDAVRLGFGMSDGPDEAYDHWAVDVVADGYRLDAAYATPPALAPVAELEQPVATFASGAKTVNVGGGRLEPALFISEVTVRTTHRRRGLLKRLMLDALTRAKADGLALATLTASEGAIYGRFGFGISTEHRSVRLDTGPRLAWSREVEPRVVLTPAADSQAVREEVFARFHARTRGSHERPHFYAKSKTGVWEYDTDSAHRELRVAVHWDADGAPDGVLTYAVNESEQSVRVWDFVTAGAEAELALWQYLGSIDLVTGVVFRHLGPDSPLRWALADPRVLTTTGVEDYTWTRLLDVPGALQARGWDADGEARLEVIDPLGFAAGTWRVAASAGRAEVTRSTDAPLRVEARALGSLYFGLADARALAQAGQIHGPDDEVARLAALFRTDTAPYNLAAF
- the fdhD gene encoding formate dehydrogenase accessory sulfurtransferase FdhD codes for the protein MAPGIVRRPVTVVGDAPPRAADSVAVEEPLELRSGGRVLTLTMRTPGHDLELAHGWLHAEGYIAERSDVLTARFARSEPEDATLATPGYNVLEVTLAGTLPPPRSVTVTSSACGACGSASLDALVRQGRFDVAADATQLDARVLVGLPAALREHQHGFAGSGGLHAAGLFTATGRPLVVREDVGRHNAVDKVIGWALLQESLPLHGVVLQVSGRASFELVQKAVRAGLPVLSAVSAPSSLAVDLAERAGMTLAGFVREGRATLYTRPDRVRA